The genomic segment GCTAAACCAAGTAAAccattttattaataataaactttcaatatcaatttttttaatttagaaactcaatttattatttaacatatattttataaaataatcgAAATCTGACCAAATAAATTGAtttatatgaatttataaagAGGAAAAATCAGAATTCTTAATTAATAAAACttatttttgaattaaatagataatgccaacatttcagtttaatcaaaattttataatgttattattgttatttttatttttttaattttaatatcattataattaatttatttcatatgatttattgtcattctttttatcaatattattatttgatttttatttaaatatgtaaaaatattatatttatcaaaataaataaaaatattaaaattgtaaTAAATCCAAGGGCCGGGGtttgataaatttatttatttttgtatgaTTTAATTAGAAATCCCTATTTAACGGCGTCTCCATGCACTAAAATCTGATATCTCGTCACTTCTTATCCTCGTCACCGCAAAAACTATCCAATTCTTTGAACGGTCAGATTTCAAGAATGGGAAGTTCTCTCAGGCCATTGCCAGCAGTTGGCTTCGCATGTCAGTCGCGGATACCCAATACAATTATAAGGAGACCTCATATTTCCATGTTGACTGCAACTGCCTCGGCCAAACATGTCTACTTTAATCATGACGGTTCAGCCACAAGAAAACTCCTGGTAATTACTGCATTGCTGTTGCTTAATTTTGAATGCGGTATCAAGATTTTCACTTGGGTGGCTCGTAAGATAACTTTTAGAAAAAATAGAGGTGAAAATCGCTGCTGTTGACAGATTTTCAGTCGAAGGTTGCCGCATACTAGCGGCGaaccaaaaaaaaatcaactttgCATGTAATCTTTGGGGAAATGTGATAAAAATATGGGTTCGTCCGTGTTACCGCTCTACAATATAATTCTCTGCTCTGTGCAGTGGCCGAGAGAGAGCGAGTAAAAGGAGGTCGGCGACTCTCTTGATTTTTGTAAACATTAACATTGTATGAAAGTCATTGAACTTTTAGCATTTTATTTTCTCAATCCAGTTTGGTTAACAATAGTTTGTTGTGTAGGCAGGGGTGGATAAAGTGGCAGAGCTGATTGGGGTAACGATGGGTCCAAAGGGAAGGAATGTGGTGCTGCAGAACAAGTATGGACCTCCAAAGATAGTAAATGATGGGGAAACTGTTCTTAAAGAGGTACGACCGTACTACATTGATGTATTCTATCtttatcatgttttaatttGTTTTATGGACCAATGAGATAAACTTTTGGAGAGCATGATCATGTAATAAATTGGTTGGACGCCTTTTAAGAATCTTGTTTATTTCTTTTGTTGGAATAAACACATTGATTCAGGTGTTGTAATAGTTAGTATACATGCTCAACTACCATTTAATGACCATTCTccattttcattgttgcatttAGATTGATGGTTTTCTTTTTATCTCTTATATATATTATGGTTACTAGTAAAGATTGAGCTGGAAGATCCTCTAGAAAATGTTGGTGTAAAACTGGTGAGACAAGCTGGAGCTAGGACAAATGATCTTGCCGGTGACGGCTGCACTACATCTATAGTGCTTGCTCGTGGTCTTATCGCCGAGGGCGTGAAGGTACAGCATCGGGAGTTCGACCATGTCACGACTAATAATCCTTCCATTCGTGTAATGAAAGCCTTGCAGAACTAGTATATGACAATCTGTAGGTTATTGCAGCGGGTATGAACCCAGTTCAAATCTCACGAGGAATTGAGAAAACGGCTAGAGCCCTCATACCTGAACTCAAATTGATGTCCAAAGAGGTATGGAGTTTTAAGTATCACTGTTCATTTTTCCAGGATTATTTGTAATAACGAGAAACCCCTGTCTGTATTAATTATTTAACGAAGGGATTTTCAAACATAACGAATTAAATCCACGTTTCTCTAATATTTTCAGGTTGAGGACCATGAACTTGCTGATGTTGCTGCCGTTAGTGCAGGAAACGATTATACAGTGGGAAATATGATTTCTACTGCTCTTCGACGAGTAGGAAGAAGCGGTTTTATAACAATTGAGAAAGGGAAttatgctgaaaataatctagAAATTGTTGAAGGAATGCAGTTTGACCGAGGATACTTATCTCCTTATTTCGTCACTGACCGTCAGAAGATGACTGTGGAGTTTCACGATTGCAAAGTACAAATCTTTTTTGTTTCCCTCTTATTCGTTCAAAGTAATTAGTGTGGGATCTAATATATGTGGATGCAGTTGCTTTTGGTTGACAGAAAGATTATAAATCCAAGAGAGTTGTTCAAGATATTGGATGATGCCGTCAAAGAAAAATACCCAATTGTCTTAGTAGCAGAGGGAATCGAGCAAGAAGCTCTGGCACCTGTAATTCGGAACAAACTGAGGGGAGTTTTGAAGGTAGCTGCGATTAAAGCTCCGGCCTTTGGCGTGCGGAAGAGCCATTATCTGGATGACATTGCTATCTTGACAGGAGGTATTGAGACAAGTATATTTTGATTCAACAAAGAATGAATCCTTAAGATCAAAGTGGTGcacatttaaatttcatgtGCATCTTTATTGGACCTGTACAGGAACTGACGTTCTAAGGTACAGAAACTTGAAATAATAATAcgaaaataaagtataaaattgGACATCGAAATTTACTCGAAAAACCACAAAAATTATTAAGTTAAAAACCTTTATGATGTACAACATTGTGTTTTTCAAAGAGAACatacattttatattaaaacatgacaacaaacacctcacaaatattatagaaccaAGCACTCAAATATTAATAGATGAGAGAAAGAACTTGACGATGGGATGATCTGGAACGAGAGGAGGGAGCTCTATACCTCTTCTGTGTGAAAACGTGTATAAAAAATGTATCTTTCGTCTGAACATTTCTTCCATCCTTCGTCCGAAAATTCAACATACAAATTAATTGTGTGCATCATTTTGTCCTTCATTAATGctgtcatttatttattttgccgACAGGAACGGTAATCAGGGATGATATGGGATTGACCCTTGAAAATGCACATAGAGATATGTTGGGGTCTGCTTCTAAAGTCGCAATAACAAAAGACTCGACGTTAATAGTGAC from the Primulina tabacum isolate GXHZ01 chromosome 8, ASM2559414v2, whole genome shotgun sequence genome contains:
- the LOC142552657 gene encoding chaperonin 60 subunit beta 4, chloroplastic-like isoform X1, which gives rise to MGSSLRPLPAVGFACQSRIPNTIIRRPHISMLTATASAKHVYFNHDGSATRKLLAGVDKVAELIGVTMGPKGRNVVLQNKYGPPKIVNDGETVLKEIELEDPLENVGVKLVRQAGARTNDLAGDGCTTSIVLARGLIAEGVKVIAAGMNPVQISRGIEKTARALIPELKLMSKEVEDHELADVAAVSAGNDYTVGNMISTALRRVGRSGFITIEKGNYAENNLEIVEGMQFDRGYLSPYFVTDRQKMTVEFHDCKLLLVDRKIINPRELFKILDDAVKEKYPIVLVAEGIEQEALAPVIRNKLRGVLKVAAIKAPAFGVRKSHYLDDIAILTGGTVIRDDMGLTLENAHRDMLGSASKVAITKDSTLIVTDGSTQDAVKERVSQIQRLVENTAEKFQKKILNERIARLSSGIAILQVGAQTVVELKDKQLRVEDALNATKAAIEEGVVVGGGCCLLRLSTKIDSIREQLDNEEQKIGADILKRALMYPARQIAKNAGVNGNTVIEKILSSGDLRYGYNAAKGKYEDLMAAGILDPTKVVRCCLEHASSVAKTFLTSGAVVIEIKDPVSRHIRKPMPTSGVGPVSI
- the LOC142552657 gene encoding chaperonin 60 subunit beta 4, chloroplastic-like isoform X2; its protein translation is MGPKGRNVVLQNKYGPPKIVNDGETVLKEIELEDPLENVGVKLVRQAGARTNDLAGDGCTTSIVLARGLIAEGVKVIAAGMNPVQISRGIEKTARALIPELKLMSKEVEDHELADVAAVSAGNDYTVGNMISTALRRVGRSGFITIEKGNYAENNLEIVEGMQFDRGYLSPYFVTDRQKMTVEFHDCKLLLVDRKIINPRELFKILDDAVKEKYPIVLVAEGIEQEALAPVIRNKLRGVLKVAAIKAPAFGVRKSHYLDDIAILTGGTVIRDDMGLTLENAHRDMLGSASKVAITKDSTLIVTDGSTQDAVKERVSQIQRLVENTAEKFQKKILNERIARLSSGIAILQVGAQTVVELKDKQLRVEDALNATKAAIEEGVVVGGGCCLLRLSTKIDSIREQLDNEEQKIGADILKRALMYPARQIAKNAGVNGNTVIEKILSSGDLRYGYNAAKGKYEDLMAAGILDPTKVVRCCLEHASSVAKTFLTSGAVVIEIKDPVSRHIRKPMPTSGVGPVSI